CAAGCCACTTTCTTAAATTCCGATATAAATGCCGTTACTTCTGGTTTCACAAGCGGATCATCTTCACTAAAAGTATGGTTGGCAATGTCTGATGCAAAAAATGGAGCACAATTATTTGAATTAGAAGCCAGCAATGGTTTTTTTACAGAAACCTACAGACGTAAAAACTTATCCAACATTTTAGAAGGATCAGGGGTATCGGCTTCTGCAAATGGAATTGCAGTTACAGATGATTATTTATATATAACCTCAGGAAAAACTCATGGTGGAACTGTTCAACTTAATAAAAACACTCTTGAACCAGTAGATTCTGAAAGCTATAGTGACGCAAAATATGTTGCTGTAAACGGTACAAGTGTAGGTTCTAAAGTAGTAAGCTTAGTAACAGGAGATAACGCGAGTATCAAGGTTGATAATGTAAAAAACAGTTTAGAAACCTCTAGTTATGATATTGGATCTATTTTTCACCAAAATGTAGTAGAAACTTACAGAGGTAAATCAACAATGGAATTCTCTCCAGTAGATCAAGACAAAGTATATATTGCAAAAGGAAAAGAAGGACTAGCCTTGGTAGACGTAAATAACGGTACCATAACCAATGAATCTAAAGGAACTATGTTAGTGGTAGGAAATACAAATGGAGTAACATCTGATATTGACTATGTATATACAGCAAATGGTTCTGACGGAATTTCAATTTCACCACATCCAACTAGTGGAGGCGGAAATATTGAACCCATCTTTTATTGGGACATGGCTGAAGAAGGAGCTTCTGCAAATTATATCATTGCAGATGGAGAATGGGTATTCGTTGCCAAAGGTGGCGGTGGATTTAAAATTCTAAGAAAACGTACCAAAGATGAGTACAAAACAGTAACTACCTATAATAACAATGGTAAGCCAGATGGAATGGAAGACGATAAAGTTATTTGTAGCACATTACTACCAAACATTTATAACAATGTGTTACCTGAGCGTCAAAATGCTATGACGGCACACCCAGAGTATTTTACAAATCCAGTAAAAACTTTAGTTATTCAAGAAGAAACTGAATTAAATTTAACATTCATAGATGAAGGAGCTGGTTATAAAAACGTAC
The sequence above is a segment of the Tenacibaculum sp. 190130A14a genome. Coding sequences within it:
- a CDS encoding DUF4114 domain-containing protein, translated to MKTPKTIQNIKKVIMIIQALFFVAMILLVSKIKQISFKRLKLVPLILIGIFYNCSSTSEKEISDVIDTPDTVVEEKPFKVNNNSGQLSSRITYVNRTATITPLVTGINARGNSGVNGTQEMYYWEHVAEVAPLVVSGQTLSATHITLDDNKAYVSYHKQGDVHLGAVEIIDLNNANFPEIITQATFLNSDINAVTSGFTSGSSSLKVWLAMSDAKNGAQLFELEASNGFFTETYRRKNLSNILEGSGVSASANGIAVTDDYLYITSGKTHGGTVQLNKNTLEPVDSESYSDAKYVAVNGTSVGSKVVSLVTGDNASIKVDNVKNSLETSSYDIGSIFHQNVVETYRGKSTMEFSPVDQDKVYIAKGKEGLALVDVNNGTITNESKGTMLVVGNTNGVTSDIDYVYTANGSDGISISPHPTSGGGNIEPIFYWDMAEEGASANYIIADGEWVFVAKGGGGFKILRKRTKDEYKTVTTYNNNGKPDGMEDDKVICSTLLPNIYNNVLPERQNAMTAHPEYFTNPVKTLVIQEETELNLTFIDEGAGYKNVLGYYTYEEGNKPTSPDQVDKIVIFPNASAERSGGELVRGNTMRLLGTFEPGTVVSFFLIANGWRNGSITDGYYTQHSDIDYNLSGRQQSIIFYDSTCSSIVIAFEDISVPNGDNDFNDAIFEITPSNPNAIDTSTLNQIGN